One Sphingomonas sp. LHG3406-1 genomic window carries:
- a CDS encoding DUF2141 domain-containing protein: protein MRTFLVAASMLALAACGGSTDTSNTAVTNDIAAVDTMITDDGMGNMTGNTAGNMAMGSGTVTVTINGVTPNGGPVLVALQGEGDFAKQAAAYSTRVDPTAATVTATISGVAPGSYAAAVVQDSNSDGTFTIGETGPAEPFGFSGSAQSGAPTFGPASFNVAESGGSATVTLKGK from the coding sequence ATGCGGACCTTCCTCGTCGCCGCCAGTATGCTGGCCCTGGCCGCCTGTGGCGGCTCCACCGACACTTCCAACACGGCGGTCACGAACGACATCGCGGCCGTCGACACGATGATCACCGACGACGGCATGGGCAACATGACCGGGAACACCGCCGGCAACATGGCGATGGGCTCCGGCACGGTGACCGTCACCATCAACGGCGTCACCCCGAACGGCGGACCGGTGCTGGTCGCGCTGCAGGGCGAGGGCGACTTCGCCAAGCAGGCCGCCGCCTACAGCACCAGGGTCGACCCGACCGCCGCGACCGTCACCGCGACGATCAGCGGCGTGGCGCCCGGAAGCTATGCCGCCGCCGTCGTCCAGGACAGCAACAGCGACGGCACCTTCACCATCGGCGAAACCGGCCCGGCCGAACCGTTCGGCTTCAGCGGCTCGGCGCAGAGCGGCGCCCCGACCTTCGGCCCGGCCTCGTTCAACGTCGCCGAGAGCGGCGGCAGCGCGACGGTAACGCTGAAGGGCAAGTAA